A single window of Selenomonas sputigena DNA harbors:
- the argF gene encoding ornithine carbamoyltransferase codes for MLKGRDLLSIHDLSSEEVEAILALAEELKAMQKAGIEHRVLAGKTLGMIFEKSSTRTRVSFETGMFQLGGQALFLSNRDLQIGRGEPIKDTARVLSRYLDGVMIRTFEHEKVEEFAKYADIPVINALTDLLHPCQALTDLLTIREHKGKNLKGLKMAYVGDGNNMTHSLMYAAAKTGMNFVAATPADYAPDEGVTQRAQEDAKETGASITLVTDPFAAAKDADILVTDTWASMGQEAEHEERKKIFAPYQINGDLLAAADKRAIVMHCLPAYRGEEITDDVMEAFSDVIFDEAENRLHTQKAIMALLMAD; via the coding sequence ATGTTAAAAGGCAGGGATTTACTTTCCATCCATGATCTGTCCTCTGAGGAGGTCGAGGCGATTCTCGCGCTTGCCGAAGAACTCAAGGCAATGCAGAAGGCGGGCATCGAGCACCGCGTTCTCGCGGGCAAGACGCTCGGCATGATCTTCGAGAAATCCTCGACGAGGACGCGCGTTTCCTTTGAGACGGGCATGTTTCAGCTCGGCGGACAGGCGCTCTTCCTCTCGAACCGCGACCTGCAGATTGGGCGCGGCGAGCCAATCAAGGATACGGCTCGCGTCCTCTCGCGCTATCTCGACGGCGTGATGATCCGCACCTTCGAGCATGAGAAGGTGGAGGAGTTCGCCAAGTATGCCGACATTCCCGTCATCAATGCCTTGACTGATCTCCTCCATCCGTGCCAGGCGCTGACCGACCTCTTGACGATTCGCGAGCACAAGGGCAAGAATCTCAAGGGGCTGAAGATGGCGTACGTCGGCGACGGCAACAATATGACGCATTCTCTGATGTATGCGGCAGCAAAGACGGGCATGAACTTCGTCGCCGCGACGCCTGCGGACTACGCACCCGATGAAGGGGTGACGCAGAGGGCTCAGGAAGATGCGAAGGAGACGGGCGCGAGCATTACGCTCGTGACCGACCCGTTTGCGGCGGCGAAGGACGCCGACATCCTCGTGACGGACACATGGGCGAGCATGGGGCAGGAGGCGGAGCACGAGGAGCGCAAGAAAATTTTCGCGCCGTACCAGATCAACGGCGACCTGCTCGCCGCCGCCGACAAACGCGCCATCGTCATGCACTGCCTGCCCGCCTATCGCGGCGAGGAGATCACGGACGACGTCATGGAAGCATTCTCCGACGTCATCTTCGACGAGGCGGAGAACCGTCTGCATACGCAGAAGGCGATCATGGCACTTTTGATGGCGGACTGA
- a CDS encoding argininosuccinate synthase, protein MAKAKVKKVVLAYSGGLDTSVIIPWLKENYDGCEVIAACVDIGQGDEVAPVHDKALKSGASKAYVEDLTQEFLEDYVWPTLKAQAVYEGKYLLGTSFARPLIAKRLVEIAKEEGADAIAHGATGKGNDQVRFELTIKALAPNLTIIAPWREWELGARTEEIEYAKKHGIPVAEENKTYSMDRNIWHLSHEGSDLEDPWNEPKNEMFLISKAPEDAPDKPEYVTVDFEKGIPVAVNGEKLGAVELLTKLNEIGARNGVGITDICENRLVGMKSRGVYENPGGAILYYAHRELEYLCLDRATYHYKEGVAIRFGELVYDGMWFCQLREALQAFVDSTQESVTGTVRLKLYKGNIISAGSKSPYSLYSQEFVTFERDEVYDQSDATGFINLFGLPLKVRALMQEKAGKK, encoded by the coding sequence ATGGCAAAGGCAAAAGTGAAGAAAGTCGTACTCGCATATTCGGGCGGTCTTGACACATCCGTCATCATTCCGTGGCTCAAGGAGAACTATGACGGCTGCGAGGTCATCGCGGCGTGCGTCGACATCGGGCAGGGCGACGAGGTCGCTCCCGTGCATGACAAGGCACTGAAGTCCGGCGCGTCGAAGGCATACGTCGAAGACCTCACGCAGGAATTTCTCGAAGACTACGTCTGGCCGACGCTCAAGGCGCAGGCGGTCTACGAAGGCAAGTACCTCTTGGGCACATCGTTCGCACGTCCCCTGATCGCCAAGCGTCTCGTTGAGATTGCGAAGGAAGAAGGGGCAGACGCCATCGCGCACGGTGCGACGGGCAAGGGCAACGATCAGGTGCGCTTCGAGCTGACGATCAAGGCGCTCGCGCCGAACCTCACGATCATCGCCCCATGGCGCGAATGGGAACTTGGCGCGCGCACGGAGGAAATCGAATACGCGAAGAAGCACGGCATCCCCGTCGCCGAGGAAAACAAGACGTACAGCATGGATCGCAACATCTGGCACCTGTCGCACGAAGGTTCCGACCTCGAAGATCCGTGGAACGAGCCGAAGAACGAGATGTTCCTGATCTCGAAAGCTCCCGAGGACGCGCCCGACAAGCCCGAGTATGTCACGGTTGACTTCGAGAAGGGCATTCCCGTCGCCGTCAACGGCGAGAAGCTCGGCGCGGTCGAACTTCTGACGAAGCTCAACGAGATCGGTGCGCGAAACGGCGTCGGCATCACGGATATATGCGAGAATCGCCTCGTCGGCATGAAGTCACGCGGCGTCTACGAGAATCCTGGCGGAGCGATCCTCTACTACGCGCACCGCGAGCTTGAGTACCTGTGCCTCGACCGCGCGACGTACCACTACAAGGAAGGCGTCGCCATCCGCTTCGGCGAACTCGTCTACGACGGCATGTGGTTCTGCCAGCTCAGGGAAGCGCTGCAGGCGTTCGTCGACAGCACGCAGGAGAGCGTCACGGGCACGGTGCGCCTGAAGCTCTACAAGGGCAACATCATCAGCGCCGGCTCGAAGTCGCCGTACTCGCTCTACAGCCAGGAGTTCGTGACCTTTGAGCGCGACGAGGTCTACGACCAGTCCGACGCGACGGGCTTCATCAACCTTTTCGGCCTGCCCTTGAAGGTGCGTGCCCTCATGCAGGAAAAGGCAGGGAAGAAATGA
- the argH gene encoding argininosuccinate lyase: MSEQLWGGRFSKSTDEMINDFQASISFDKRMYREDIAGSIAHAKMLAKCGIIAETDKDAIISGLRDILQKIEHGDFDFAVALEDIHMNIEKRLTDAIGEAGGRLHTARSRNDQVALDTHLYVRGQTLAVLGCIADLQRALVETAERYPDVIMPGYTHLQRAQPILFSHHMLAYFSMLARDFSRFLGVYERADIMPLGAGALAGTTFPIDRTFVAKELHFDAVYTNSLDAVSDRDYIMEFLSAASILMVHLSRLSEEIILWCSREFSFIELDDAHCTGSSMMPQKKNPDVSELVRGKTGRVIGHLMAMLTIVKGLPLAYNKDLQEDKEGVFDAIDTVKFSLAVYTALLRGMTVKGDIMKRAVTEDFSNATDLADYLVKKGMPFRKAHAVAGRAVHLCIEQGKWLEDMTMEEFRALSDLFDADIKDAIRPETCVKNRNSLGGTSYSQVAWQLEKAKALLNEEGKKQEKLKEKEIRLD, from the coding sequence ATGAGCGAACAGCTTTGGGGCGGCCGTTTTTCCAAGAGCACGGACGAGATGATCAACGATTTCCAGGCATCGATTTCCTTCGATAAGCGCATGTACCGCGAGGATATCGCGGGCAGCATCGCGCACGCGAAGATGCTCGCCAAGTGTGGCATCATCGCGGAAACGGATAAAGATGCCATCATCTCCGGGCTGCGCGATATCCTGCAAAAAATCGAGCACGGCGATTTCGACTTCGCCGTTGCGCTCGAAGACATTCACATGAACATCGAGAAGCGCCTGACCGACGCCATTGGCGAGGCGGGCGGCAGGCTGCACACGGCGCGCAGCCGCAATGACCAAGTCGCACTCGACACGCACCTCTATGTGCGCGGGCAGACACTCGCCGTGCTCGGCTGCATCGCTGACCTGCAGCGTGCGCTCGTCGAAACGGCGGAGCGCTATCCCGACGTGATCATGCCGGGCTACACGCACTTGCAGCGTGCGCAGCCGATCCTCTTCTCGCACCACATGCTCGCCTATTTCTCCATGCTCGCACGCGACTTCTCACGCTTCCTGGGCGTTTACGAGCGTGCGGACATCATGCCGCTCGGCGCGGGTGCGCTTGCGGGCACGACGTTCCCCATCGACCGCACGTTCGTGGCGAAGGAGCTTCACTTCGACGCTGTCTACACGAACAGCCTCGATGCCGTCAGCGACCGCGACTATATCATGGAATTCCTCTCCGCCGCCTCTATCCTCATGGTGCATCTCTCGCGGCTCTCCGAGGAAATCATCCTCTGGTGCTCGCGCGAGTTCTCCTTCATTGAGTTGGACGACGCGCACTGCACAGGCTCTTCGATGATGCCGCAGAAGAAGAACCCCGACGTCTCCGAACTCGTGCGCGGCAAGACGGGACGCGTCATCGGCCACCTCATGGCGATGCTCACGATCGTCAAAGGGCTGCCGCTCGCCTACAACAAGGATCTGCAGGAAGACAAGGAGGGCGTGTTCGATGCCATCGACACGGTGAAATTCAGCCTCGCCGTCTACACCGCGCTCCTGCGCGGCATGACGGTCAAAGGCGACATCATGAAACGCGCCGTCACAGAGGACTTCTCCAATGCCACCGACCTCGCCGACTACCTCGTGAAGAAAGGCATGCCATTCAGAAAAGCGCACGCCGTCGCAGGACGCGCCGTGCATCTTTGCATTGAGCAGGGCAAGTGGCTCGAAGACATGACCATGGAAGAATTCCGCGCCCTGTCTGACCTCTTCGACGCGGACATAAAAGACGCCATCCGTCCCGAAACCTGCGTGAAAAACCGCAATTCCTTGGGCGGCACCTCGTACAGCCAGGTTGCATGGCAGCTTGAAAAAGCGAAAGCGCTGCTTAATGAGGAAGGCAAGAAACAGGAAAAATTGAAGGAGAAAGAGATTCGGCTCGATTGA
- a CDS encoding helix-turn-helix domain-containing protein, translated as MKKADNNKKNKHLTAQDRQEIMNGLDKGLSFKAIALLVQKNPTTISYEVKRHRKEHRNAFVQTDELCPLLDKAPFVCNAYSQRRSANCRFLHLLYVAPQAHAEYEALLHVAREGIPLNCASFYKQDRIISSCIEKDQHIYHIVASLPELNVSLSTVYRHFSEGYYSASKIHLPHAVKSSFAKRSGRMSFLLP; from the coding sequence ATGAAGAAAGCAGACAACAACAAGAAGAACAAGCACCTTACTGCGCAAGACCGCCAGGAAATCATGAACGGGCTCGACAAGGGATTGTCCTTCAAGGCGATCGCCCTGCTCGTTCAGAAAAATCCTACTACCATATCTTACGAAGTGAAGCGACATCGCAAAGAGCACCGCAATGCATTCGTGCAAACAGACGAACTCTGCCCCTTGCTCGACAAGGCACCCTTCGTCTGCAACGCTTACTCCCAGCGCCGTTCCGCTAACTGCCGCTTCCTCCACCTTCTCTATGTCGCTCCGCAGGCACATGCCGAATACGAAGCGCTCCTGCACGTTGCACGCGAAGGCATTCCATTGAACTGTGCGTCTTTTTACAAGCAGGATCGCATCATTTCCTCTTGCATTGAGAAGGATCAGCACATTTATCATATCGTCGCTTCTCTCCCGGAGCTCAATGTGTCTCTCAGCACGGTTTATCGGCATTTTTCCGAGGGATATTATTCGGCTTCCAAAATTCACCTTCCACACGCCGTAAAGTCAAGCTTCGCAAAAAGAAGCGGGCGGATGTCGTTCCTTCTGCCATAA
- a CDS encoding nuclease-related domain-containing DEAD/DEAH box helicase has product MARFYPAFAGDFHGSEGERQAYRALETLGDDYTVFHSYCWLGDGVRTAPQGEADFVVLHPRHGILAVEVKAGGIAYEDGAWQQTNRRTGERKVIYPFQQAENSCQRILAELRQRTPQHVPLVGKAVWFTSVEIPQGKPLPLESPRDIILDAGDLREPKAKLEKIYSYWRKLFRIPERVQSPSVFRQVIQTLQPVFRIVETVSAASQAVEQSTARLTNAQFALLEYLTDQRTAAIHGAAGTGKSLLAAEKARMLAREGQKVLYLCFNEFLFERLRSCHWDSQIMIHNERTLAEELMAGRNLPLTTVLREFEEFFQNEFDDTLWEYPNIVIDEAQDFPSALLEHLALLAELHNGAFYLFYDRGQTIISRRSTGQTQQTAAEWIDAHMDCRLVLYRNCRNTAEIGRTVQSFLSGRHKNYLNAIHGNKPRAVFVPDAEALAAAAADFVRRMKSEEKLEIQDIVILTVSTLEKSMLAGVTSLAGIPLAHQPAEGKVWFTTVRRYKGLEAKAVLLVDVHVSKLVKPTCQRLVYVGSSRASAYLETIFLSDVSAEEYPALVEQLDTAIEPSPQGVAKWLGMEAQ; this is encoded by the coding sequence ATGGCACGATTTTATCCTGCATTCGCGGGGGATTTTCATGGGAGCGAGGGGGAGCGGCAGGCTTACCGTGCGTTGGAAACGCTCGGGGATGATTATACGGTGTTCCACTCGTATTGCTGGCTGGGCGACGGCGTTCGCACGGCGCCGCAGGGGGAGGCGGATTTCGTCGTGCTGCATCCGAGGCACGGCATTCTTGCCGTTGAGGTGAAGGCGGGCGGGATTGCCTACGAAGATGGCGCATGGCAGCAGACGAACCGCCGCACGGGCGAGCGGAAGGTCATCTATCCGTTTCAGCAGGCGGAGAACAGCTGTCAGCGCATCCTTGCGGAGCTGCGCCAAAGGACGCCGCAGCATGTGCCTCTCGTAGGCAAGGCAGTCTGGTTCACCTCCGTGGAGATTCCTCAAGGCAAACCCTTGCCGTTGGAATCGCCGCGCGACATCATCCTCGACGCGGGCGATTTGCGTGAGCCGAAAGCGAAATTGGAGAAGATTTACAGCTATTGGCGCAAGTTGTTCCGCATTCCTGAGCGCGTGCAGTCGCCGAGCGTGTTCAGACAGGTCATTCAGACATTGCAGCCCGTGTTCCGCATCGTGGAGACGGTTTCTGCCGCGTCGCAGGCGGTCGAGCAATCGACGGCGCGTCTGACGAATGCGCAGTTCGCGCTCTTGGAGTATCTGACTGATCAGCGAACGGCGGCGATTCACGGCGCGGCGGGCACGGGCAAGAGCCTGCTGGCGGCGGAGAAGGCGCGCATGCTGGCGCGTGAGGGACAGAAGGTGCTCTACCTTTGTTTCAATGAGTTTCTTTTTGAGCGGCTGCGCTCCTGTCACTGGGATTCGCAGATCATGATCCACAATGAGCGCACGTTGGCGGAGGAGTTGATGGCGGGGCGGAATCTGCCGCTCACGACGGTACTGCGCGAGTTCGAAGAGTTCTTTCAGAATGAATTTGATGATACACTGTGGGAGTATCCGAACATCGTCATCGATGAGGCACAGGATTTCCCGAGCGCATTGCTCGAACATCTCGCTCTTTTGGCTGAACTTCATAACGGAGCGTTCTACCTGTTTTATGATCGCGGGCAGACGATCATTTCGCGCCGTTCGACAGGGCAGACGCAGCAGACGGCGGCAGAGTGGATCGACGCGCATATGGACTGCCGGCTCGTTCTCTATCGCAATTGCCGCAATACGGCGGAGATCGGGCGTACGGTGCAGAGCTTCCTTTCGGGTAGGCACAAGAATTATCTCAATGCCATCCATGGCAACAAGCCTCGTGCCGTATTCGTTCCCGATGCAGAAGCGCTTGCGGCGGCCGCCGCCGATTTCGTACGCCGTATGAAGAGCGAGGAGAAGCTGGAAATTCAGGACATCGTGATCCTTACGGTGAGCACGCTGGAAAAGAGTATGCTCGCAGGCGTGACGTCGCTCGCAGGGATTCCTCTCGCCCATCAGCCGGCGGAGGGAAAGGTCTGGTTCACGACGGTGCGTCGCTACAAGGGACTGGAGGCGAAAGCCGTCCTCCTCGTGGATGTGCATGTGTCGAAGCTCGTGAAACCGACCTGCCAACGACTCGTCTACGTCGGCAGCTCACGCGCTTCTGCATATCTTGAGACGATATTTCTTAGCGATGTTTCGGCAGAGGAATATCCAGCGTTGGTCGAGCAGTTGGATACGGCTATTGAACCGTCTCCACAAGGAGTTGCGAAGTGGCTGGGGATGGAGGCGCAATAA
- the infC gene encoding translation initiation factor IF-3 yields MSRDSLRINEEIRIREVRVTSASGEQLGIMATRDALRMAEEQHLDLVEVAPKAKPPVCRIMDFGKYRYEQQKREKEAKKKQKIVTIKEVKLRPNIEQHDFDVKLKNALRFLEEGNKVKVTIMFRGRELSHPELGREVLNKVADRLKELVSIERDAKLEGKNMTMILAPKAQTKGGK; encoded by the coding sequence ATTAGCAGGGACTCTTTAAGAATCAACGAAGAAATCCGCATTCGCGAGGTACGCGTCACGAGCGCGTCCGGCGAGCAGCTCGGCATCATGGCGACACGCGATGCCTTGCGCATGGCGGAGGAGCAGCATCTCGATCTCGTCGAGGTTGCGCCGAAAGCGAAGCCTCCTGTCTGCCGCATCATGGATTTCGGCAAGTACCGTTACGAGCAGCAAAAAAGGGAGAAGGAGGCGAAGAAGAAGCAGAAGATCGTCACGATCAAGGAGGTCAAGCTGCGCCCGAACATCGAGCAGCATGATTTCGACGTGAAGCTCAAGAATGCTCTTCGCTTTCTGGAAGAAGGAAACAAGGTCAAGGTCACGATTATGTTCCGTGGCCGCGAATTGTCGCATCCGGAGCTTGGCCGAGAGGTCTTGAACAAGGTGGCTGATCGGCTCAAGGAGCTCGTTTCCATCGAGCGCGATGCGAAGCTGGAGGGCAAGAATATGACGATGATTCTCGCCCCGAAGGCGCAGACTAAAGGAGGAAAATAA
- the rpmI gene encoding 50S ribosomal protein L35 — MPKVKTRRAAAKRFSITGSGEFKRNKAFKSHILEKKTRKRKRNLRKATLVAAADHRRVRDMLNK, encoded by the coding sequence ATGCCAAAGGTAAAGACACGCAGGGCCGCTGCCAAGCGCTTTTCGATAACGGGTTCCGGTGAGTTCAAGCGGAACAAGGCGTTCAAGAGCCATATCCTTGAGAAGAAGACGAGGAAGCGCAAGCGCAACCTGCGCAAGGCTACGCTTGTCGCCGCCGCTGACCACAGGCGCGTGCGCGATATGCTGAACAAGTAA
- the rplT gene encoding 50S ribosomal protein L20 produces the protein MPRVKSGVTAHRRHKKILKLAKGYRGAKSKQFKKANETVMKALYYARRDRRAKKGEFRKLWIARINAAARMNGISYSRLINGLTKAGVEVNRKMFADLAVHDEKAFAQLVAIAKENQ, from the coding sequence ATGCCAAGAGTAAAATCCGGCGTTACGGCGCATCGCCGCCATAAGAAGATTTTGAAGCTCGCCAAGGGCTATCGCGGCGCAAAGAGCAAGCAGTTCAAGAAGGCGAACGAGACGGTCATGAAGGCGCTCTACTATGCGCGTCGCGATCGCCGCGCGAAGAAGGGCGAGTTCCGCAAGCTCTGGATCGCCCGCATCAATGCGGCTGCACGCATGAACGGCATTTCCTACAGCCGTCTCATCAACGGCTTGACGAAGGCCGGCGTCGAGGTCAACCGCAAGATGTTTGCCGATCTTGCCGTGCACGATGAGAAGGCGTTTGCTCAGCTCGTCGCTATTGCCAAGGAAAATCAGTAA
- a CDS encoding TrmH family RNA methyltransferase: MKVDVRAYNIYNFRGGTMEKIESAQNKRIKWIASLKNARRRREEGVVVAEGVRLVEMAAEAGWTTRFCLVTAEAAREERAERILARLASLGCPLAEVTPEVYKKASDTDAPQGILLVLEERGASLAALAMRQEMHVVVLDGVQDPGNAGTIVRTADAAGAEAVVCLEDTIDVFSAKAVRASMGSVFHVPVVRNVSRTALCEFLQQGRVRLLAADLDEAAQPYYAADYSGRIALAFGNEGNGVSDEVRRMAEAKLFIPMFGKAESLNVATAAALVLYEAAGVRRGFRRHCQ, from the coding sequence ATGAAAGTGGATGTTCGTGCGTATAATATCTACAATTTCCGCGGAGGAACGATGGAAAAGATCGAGAGCGCACAGAATAAGAGGATCAAGTGGATTGCGAGCTTGAAGAATGCTAGGCGGCGAAGGGAAGAAGGCGTCGTCGTCGCCGAGGGCGTGCGGCTCGTCGAGATGGCGGCGGAGGCGGGCTGGACGACGCGCTTTTGTCTCGTCACAGCCGAGGCGGCGCGCGAGGAGCGCGCAGAGCGCATCCTCGCGCGGCTTGCGTCCCTCGGCTGCCCGCTCGCTGAGGTGACGCCCGAAGTCTATAAGAAGGCGAGCGACACCGACGCGCCGCAGGGCATTTTGCTTGTACTGGAAGAGCGGGGCGCGAGTCTTGCGGCTCTTGCGATGCGGCAGGAAATGCACGTCGTCGTGCTCGATGGCGTGCAGGATCCGGGTAATGCGGGAACGATCGTGCGCACGGCGGATGCGGCGGGCGCGGAGGCCGTCGTCTGCCTGGAGGATACGATCGACGTGTTTTCTGCCAAGGCGGTTCGCGCAAGCATGGGATCGGTCTTTCATGTGCCCGTCGTGCGGAACGTGTCTCGCACGGCGCTGTGCGAGTTCCTGCAGCAGGGACGCGTGCGGCTCTTGGCTGCCGATCTCGACGAGGCGGCGCAGCCGTACTATGCGGCGGATTACAGTGGCCGAATCGCGCTCGCCTTCGGCAACGAGGGCAACGGCGTGTCGGATGAGGTTCGTCGTATGGCCGAGGCAAAGCTCTTCATTCCGATGTTCGGCAAGGCGGAATCGCTCAACGTGGCGACCGCCGCCGCCCTTGTGCTCTACGAGGCGGCGGGCGTGCGCCGCGGCTTTCGGCGTCATTGCCAGTAG
- a CDS encoding thiamine diphosphokinase codes for MRSHEFSLPQGTIAFSRALPAHICTLVTGGRPPAADWLQRARRGKLWAIDHGIDLCHAMKCVPDFLLGDADSASPAAWSWALAEGVPCERFEVKKDLTDTQLALVKIKEKAPDTFLLLTGAFGGRFDHAMSTLFSCAFSGIPMILADEQEACFFLHEEDSLSFTAKQTPKAISLLALGGECRGVSLAGTQWPLEDAVLRQEEPYAVSNELAEGSSSFRVSLQAGTLAVYLYWQ; via the coding sequence ATGCGCTCCCATGAATTTTCCCTGCCGCAGGGCACGATCGCGTTTTCTCGGGCGCTTCCCGCACATATCTGCACCTTGGTCACAGGAGGCCGTCCGCCCGCCGCCGACTGGCTGCAAAGGGCGCGGCGTGGCAAGCTCTGGGCGATCGATCACGGCATCGATCTCTGCCACGCGATGAAATGCGTACCCGACTTCCTGCTCGGCGACGCAGACAGCGCCTCGCCCGCCGCCTGGTCTTGGGCGCTCGCCGAAGGCGTCCCCTGCGAGCGCTTCGAGGTCAAAAAGGATCTCACGGACACGCAGCTCGCACTTGTCAAAATCAAGGAGAAAGCCCCCGACACGTTTCTCCTGCTCACAGGGGCTTTCGGCGGCCGCTTCGACCACGCCATGAGCACGCTCTTTTCCTGCGCCTTCAGCGGCATCCCGATGATTCTGGCGGACGAGCAGGAAGCGTGCTTCTTCCTGCACGAAGAAGACAGCCTTTCCTTCACCGCAAAGCAAACGCCCAAGGCCATCTCTCTCCTCGCCTTGGGCGGCGAATGTCGCGGCGTCTCTCTAGCGGGAACACAATGGCCGCTCGAAGACGCCGTCCTGCGCCAAGAAGAACCCTACGCCGTGAGCAACGAACTGGCGGAAGGAAGCTCCTCCTTCCGCGTCAGCCTGCAAGCGGGCACGCTCGCCGTCTATCTCTACTGGCAATGA
- a CDS encoding metal-dependent hydrolase — MIKYTYYGHASFLLDDGTSKVLTDPFLTGNPLAAIQADEVECDYILLTHAHGDHLGDAPAIAKRTGAMVLGIPEVLDVCLQAESDIKTHGMNIGGSVKLPFGKVRMTMALHSSGVAGGIACGYVIQIGGINVYFAGDTALFSDMKLIGQKDPLDYAVLPIGDNYTMGLEDAALAAQWLNTKNVIPIHYNTWPVIAQEAGRYKEVTEGMTRAAVHIVEPGGTLELA, encoded by the coding sequence ATGATCAAGTATACGTATTACGGGCACGCTTCGTTCTTGCTCGATGACGGCACGTCGAAGGTTCTGACCGACCCGTTCCTCACGGGAAATCCGCTCGCTGCGATTCAGGCGGATGAGGTGGAGTGCGACTACATCTTGCTGACGCACGCGCACGGCGATCATCTCGGCGACGCGCCTGCCATCGCCAAGCGCACGGGCGCGATGGTCTTGGGCATTCCGGAGGTTCTCGACGTCTGTTTGCAGGCGGAGAGCGACATCAAGACGCACGGCATGAACATCGGCGGCTCGGTCAAGCTGCCCTTCGGCAAGGTGCGCATGACGATGGCGCTGCACAGCTCGGGCGTCGCGGGCGGCATCGCCTGCGGCTACGTCATCCAGATCGGCGGCATCAACGTCTACTTTGCCGGCGATACGGCGCTTTTTAGCGACATGAAGCTCATCGGACAGAAGGATCCGCTCGATTACGCGGTTCTTCCAATCGGCGACAATTATACGATGGGACTTGAGGATGCGGCTCTTGCCGCACAGTGGCTCAACACGAAGAACGTCATACCGATCCACTACAACACTTGGCCCGTCATCGCGCAGGAAGCGGGGCGGTACAAGGAAGTGACGGAGGGCATGACGCGTGCCGCCGTGCATATCGTAGAGCCGGGCGGTACGTTGGAGCTTGCATGA
- the miaA gene encoding tRNA (adenosine(37)-N6)-dimethylallyltransferase MiaA, with product MKKARLVVLIGPTAVGKTALSLALARRLDAEIISGDSMLFYRGFDIGTAKPTKEELSVVPHHFIDILAPAASFNVMDFQRLAREEIGRIAARGKLPLVVGGTGLYIKSLLEGYVFNETSGDRAYREKIERLAQEKGKAFVHGLLQEADPEAAARLHVNDFRRVVRALEVASLGNEHISEQREAAGGELAYDAYVIGLRRERQALYARIEERVDAMLEAGLADEVRSLLAEGVPRDCPAMKGIGYREMLAYLAGSMDLPLAAEEIKKATRHFAKRQLTWFRKMPYVHWYAASQGEELLLEKICTDIRRSFHAGKTAEPTG from the coding sequence ATGAAGAAGGCGCGGCTCGTCGTCCTCATAGGGCCGACGGCGGTCGGCAAGACCGCGCTTTCCCTTGCGCTTGCCCGACGGCTTGATGCGGAAATCATCTCGGGCGATTCGATGCTCTTTTATCGGGGCTTCGACATCGGCACGGCGAAGCCGACGAAAGAAGAGTTGAGTGTCGTGCCGCATCACTTCATCGACATTCTCGCGCCTGCGGCTTCGTTCAACGTCATGGACTTTCAGCGCCTCGCGCGGGAGGAGATCGGACGCATCGCCGCGCGCGGCAAGCTGCCGCTCGTCGTCGGCGGCACGGGGCTTTACATCAAGTCGCTCCTGGAAGGGTACGTCTTCAACGAGACTTCGGGTGATCGCGCCTATCGTGAAAAGATTGAGAGGCTGGCACAGGAAAAGGGCAAGGCGTTTGTCCATGGCCTTTTGCAGGAAGCCGATCCGGAGGCGGCGGCTCGTCTGCATGTCAACGATTTCCGCCGCGTCGTGCGTGCCTTGGAGGTCGCTTCCTTGGGAAACGAGCATATCTCCGAGCAGCGCGAGGCGGCAGGCGGGGAGCTTGCTTACGACGCCTATGTCATCGGACTGCGGCGTGAGCGGCAGGCGCTCTATGCACGTATCGAGGAACGTGTCGATGCGATGTTGGAGGCAGGTCTTGCCGACGAGGTGCGCTCTCTCTTGGCGGAAGGCGTGCCTCGTGACTGTCCGGCGATGAAGGGCATCGGCTATCGCGAGATGCTTGCCTATCTTGCGGGAAGCATGGACTTGCCGCTTGCCGCAGAGGAAATCAAGAAGGCGACGCGCCATTTCGCGAAGCGCCAGCTCACTTGGTTTCGCAAGATGCCGTATGTACATTGGTATGCGGCGTCGCAAGGGGAAGAGCTGCTGCTGGAAAAAATTTGTACGGATATAAGGAGGTCTTTCCATGCCGGTAAAACCGCTGAACCTACAGGATAA
- the hfq gene encoding RNA chaperone Hfq, with the protein MPVKPLNLQDNFLNQMRKENRAVSIHLLNGFQMKGYVKGFDNFTVILEVAGKQNLVYKHAISTIAATKLASAGEVEK; encoded by the coding sequence ATGCCGGTAAAACCGCTGAACCTACAGGATAATTTTCTCAATCAGATGCGCAAGGAGAACCGGGCAGTCAGCATCCATCTGCTCAACGGCTTCCAGATGAAGGGATATGTCAAGGGCTTCGACAATTTCACGGTGATTCTTGAGGTGGCGGGCAAGCAGAATCTTGTTTACAAGCACGCCATATCGACGATCGCGGCGACGAAGCTTGCGTCGGCTGGCGAGGTGGAAAAATAA